In Notamacropus eugenii isolate mMacEug1 chromosome 1, mMacEug1.pri_v2, whole genome shotgun sequence, one genomic interval encodes:
- the SNRPG gene encoding small nuclear ribonucleoprotein G yields the protein MSKAHPPELKKFMDKKLSLKLNGGRHVQGILRGFDPFMNLVIDECVEMAPGGQQNNIGMVVIRGNSIIMLEALERV from the exons ATGAGTAAAGCGCACCCACCCGAGCTAAAAAA atttatggacaagAAGCTATCAT tGAAATTAAATGGTGGGAGGCACGTCCAAGGAATATTGCGGGGGTTTGATCCATTTATGAATCTTGTGATTGATGAATGTGTAGAGATGGCACCAGGTGGGCAACAGAACAATATTGGAATGGTG GTAATCCGAGGAAACAGTATCATTATGTTAGAAGCCTTGGAACGAGTATAA